The following is a genomic window from uncultured Draconibacterium sp..
ATGTATTAAAAAATTAGTTCGGCAAAAATAAAAATTACAATTATTCCGGCCGAATAGATAAAGAAAAAACGTTTTGGCAAATATGCCCACAATGATATATGTAAATGTTGTTTTACAACTACCGCCAAGTAAATTTTCTCAAACAGGTAGGCCACCAAAGTAGCCATTGCAATTCCAGCAATTCCCCAAAATCGTGCAAAAACAAAACTTAGCAGCACATTTATCATCAGCTCAAACAAAGAAGCCAGCATTATTGGTTTTGAAATCCTCAATCCGTTTAAAATTGTTTGCGGGAGCATTAATCTACTGATAATTAACAGCAGATATATATTAAAGATGGTAGAACTCTCCTCAAAACCGGCATTAAATACCAAGGGGAACAACGGTTTTGAAACCAGCAGTAAAATTGCGGTTAGCGGAAAAAGCAGGTGCATTAGTTTTTGTAAGCTCAATTTCAATTGATGCAGATTCTCTGTCAACCTTTCTTTATCGACAAAAACAGGCAGCATGGCATTGCTTAAAGCATTAGCCAACAGCATAGCCAACGGAAGTTCGCGGGCACCATAACGAAACACGGCAAAGGTAGCTTCATCAAATCTGGAAGTAACAATAAAACCATCGACAAACTGTGCAGAGCCGCCTAATAAAGCTGCCACAATCAGTGGCAATCCCAGTTTTAAATACTCGCGAACAAATGACATGGAAAACACGAATTCACGGCTGGCAGCAAGCGTAATTATTAGCCATAAATAGCGCAAACATGCACTTAACAACAAGCCCTTAATGGCCAGCTGTACACCATACCCCAACAACACAGGCAAAACAACAAAAATAAATTGTACCGCAAAAGAAACCAACGCATAAATCACAATCGCATTGTTTCGCTTTTTTATCAGATAGTAATATTCTACCAGATTTGATGCGGGCCCAATAACAACAAAAACCAACAGTAAAACAAGCTCGGGAACCGATTTGCCATTTAATAATACACTTGAAAAAAAAGATTGAAAGACAAATAAAAGCAATGCAACCAGCAAGCTAAAACTCTGTATAACAACCAATGCACTAAAAACATTGGTCTTGTTGCTAGTCTTATCTAATCCAACTGGCAATAAAGCCTTTAACAACCCATTCAACCAAAAAAAACTTACTGCACCAGCCAAAAAAACAAAGGTTTCGTACTCTCCAATTGCTTTTTGCGTTAACGTAGTTTTGGTAAAAACAATTCCAACCAAGATCAAAGTTGAATATCGCACCAACTGAAAGCTCTGGAAGGCAGAAATACTATTTAGGTATTTTTTCACAAATCAGATTTGGATTTAAAAGTATAAAAATTGTAATACTTGCAAGCACTAAAGCAAATGACTTCCCAAACGCAAAAATTTTGAACCAATAAATCCATTATATTTGTTAAAAACGAATAAAAATGATTCAACTTAAAGGCTGGACACGCAATACCCTTTTTATTGTCGGACTTATTTTTATCATTTTTCTGTTGTGGTATTTTAGTGCCATAGTCACCTATATTCTTATTTCGGTGGTGCTATCGTTTATTGGCCGCCCGCTAACCCGCTGGCTGGTAAAAATTCGATACAAACGATTTAAAGTCCCCAAAGGTCTGGCAGCCTTTGCAACACTGGTTAGCTTATGGATTGTTTTTATTTCCTTTTTCAGATTTATTATACCACTCTTACTTAGCGAGGTAGAAACCCTTTCACAAATCGACTTTACACTGGTTCTGGATTCAATAGAAGAACCACTGCTAAACCTCATGCACATTTTTCATAAAGATGCTGTTAGTATTGAATCGCAAAATTTTATTGATATTGTTACAGAAAGTTTAGGTGCTGAAATTGACTTCTCGCAGGTGTCTAACTGGTTCGGGCTGGTTGCCGGAACAATCGGCGAATTGTTAATTGGGTTCTTTTCTGTCTCCTTTATCACCTTTTTCTTTTTAAAAGAAGAAAACATGTTTAGCACTTTCATCATACTACTGGTTCCTACCCATTTAGAAGAAAAAGTTGCCCACATACTCAATTCCATTTCTTACCTGCTACGGCGATACTTTATCGGCCTTCTGCTGGAAGTTTTGATGGTAATGCTACTCGATACCGTTGGGCTTACCATCGTGGGTATAGGATTCAACCACGCGGTTGTAATTGGGTTGTTTTGCGGAATGTTTAACGTTATTCCATATCTCGGTCCGTGGATGGGGGCAGCACTCGGCTTACTTATCGGAGCAGCTTTACATATTAATCTCGATTTTATGAACGACGTATTACCAATTCTGGGGTGGATGACCGTAGTTTTTCTTTCTGTTCAGATAATCGACAATGTTCTTTTTCAACCACTTATTTATTCCAGCAGCGTAAAAGCGCACCCCCTTGAGATTTTTCTTGTAATTATGGCCGCCGGAAGTATGGCCGGAATTATCGGAATGATCCTCGCTATTCCGGTATACACCATCCTCAGGGTAATTGCTGCCGAATTTTTCGAGAACATGAAACTCGTGAAAAAGCTTACCAAACACCTCGAAAAAGAAAAAACTGAAGGCTGAAAATTCCACTTTCAATCGATATTGGAAATCGAAAAATCATTTTCCATAAATGTAACCAATCGCGTTTTTCAAACATTATCAGCTATTTAACGTAAAAAAATTAATTCTTTTAGAACCTTAAGGTCTTTTTATTGTTAATAGGATAAGTCCGGATAAATAGGCCTTTATTTTAATACTAAACTTAACAGAATGAGAGAACACTTCTTTTGGGGAGGTTTCATGAAAAAAACACAAATTTTCATATCCCTGTTCGCATTTGTTACCTGTATTTTACTATCCAATAATTTGTACGCCAATTCTTCAGAATCTGTTGTAAACGAAGGACATTCGCACGAAGATGTAAAACGTGGCGAACGTTTTTTTAAAGGCTTATTACCCTTCGACCGTGAATATTCGTCATGTGTATCCTGTCATAATTTAAATCGTGTCGACACACTGAACTGGAATCCTTCAGCAATGGACATTGCAATAAAATATGTGGATAAGGATTTTGAATCGTTTCAAGCCACGGTAATGAACCCGGTTGGCATAAAAATGGAAGCTTCGCATGTTAATTTTGATATTTCAGAAGAAGATCTGAAAACAGTAAAAATTTATCTCGACAATCTAGCACATACCGGAGTTCCTCCGGCAAAACCAACACATTACAATCTTATTCTGTTCCTGTTTTTAGGATTACTTATTACCTGGGCAGTTATTGAACTGATCTTTATCCGAAAAATAAAATTAAAATTCATTCCACTGATAATATTACTTGGCGCTTTTGGCTGGCAGGTAAAAATGATCGTTACCGATGCCATTAAATTAGGACGTCAGGAAAATTATGCTCCCGATCAACCCATAAAATTCTCGCATAAAGTACATGTCGACGAAAACGGAATTGATTGTATGTATTGCCATACCACGGCTGAACAAAGTAAATCGGCGGGTATTCCTGCCACTAATCTTTGTATGAATTGCCACATCTTGATTCGCGAAGGAACAAACAGTGGCAAATTTGAAATTGCCAAAGTGGTTGATGCCGCAGAAAACGGGCACTCAATTGAATGGAAAAGGATTCACAATCTTCCAGACCATGTTTATTTCAGTCATGCTGTGCACGTTGGTTCGGGAAAACTCGACTGTATGCAATGTCACGGCCCTGTTGACGAAATGGATATTATGGAGCAATACAGCGACCTTTCGATGGGCTGGTGTGTTAACTGCCACCGCGATACCGAGGTAGATTTTGGAAATAATGGCTACTACGAACATTACGTAAAATTGCACGAGGAACTGAAATCAGGAGCAATCGACTCCGTAAAAGCTGTTGATATTGGTGCTAACGATTGTATGCGCTGCCACTATTAATCATTGAAGTTTAAAGCAGAATCAAACAAACTATGACAAAGTATTGGAAAAGTTTAGACGAGTTAAATAATCCGGCAGAGTTTAAACAAAACGAAATTAAACTGGAACTGGATGCCAAACGTGCCATAATGAAAAAGGCCTCCGGCTCATCACGTCGCGATTTTCTTAAGACTTTTGGATTTAGCGTTGCAGCCGCAGCAGTTGTGGCCAGCTGTAAAAGGCCTGTCGACAAAGCCATTCCTTACCTGGTAAAACCGGAAGAAGTAACTCCAGGAATGGCCAACTATTACGCTTCAAGCTATTTTGAAGCCAACGAATACTGCAGCGTTTTAGTAAAAGTGCGCGACGGCCGCCCCATAAAAATAGAAGGCAACGACCTCTCACCAATTTCA
Proteins encoded in this region:
- a CDS encoding oligosaccharide flippase family protein, which gives rise to MKKYLNSISAFQSFQLVRYSTLILVGIVFTKTTLTQKAIGEYETFVFLAGAVSFFWLNGLLKALLPVGLDKTSNKTNVFSALVVIQSFSLLVALLLFVFQSFFSSVLLNGKSVPELVLLLVFVVIGPASNLVEYYYLIKKRNNAIVIYALVSFAVQFIFVVLPVLLGYGVQLAIKGLLLSACLRYLWLIITLAASREFVFSMSFVREYLKLGLPLIVAALLGGSAQFVDGFIVTSRFDEATFAVFRYGARELPLAMLLANALSNAMLPVFVDKERLTENLHQLKLSLQKLMHLLFPLTAILLLVSKPLFPLVFNAGFEESSTIFNIYLLLIISRLMLPQTILNGLRISKPIMLASLFELMINVLLSFVFARFWGIAGIAMATLVAYLFEKIYLAVVVKQHLHISLWAYLPKRFFFIYSAGIIVIFIFAELIF
- a CDS encoding AI-2E family transporter; translation: MIQLKGWTRNTLFIVGLIFIIFLLWYFSAIVTYILISVVLSFIGRPLTRWLVKIRYKRFKVPKGLAAFATLVSLWIVFISFFRFIIPLLLSEVETLSQIDFTLVLDSIEEPLLNLMHIFHKDAVSIESQNFIDIVTESLGAEIDFSQVSNWFGLVAGTIGELLIGFFSVSFITFFFLKEENMFSTFIILLVPTHLEEKVAHILNSISYLLRRYFIGLLLEVLMVMLLDTVGLTIVGIGFNHAVVIGLFCGMFNVIPYLGPWMGAALGLLIGAALHINLDFMNDVLPILGWMTVVFLSVQIIDNVLFQPLIYSSSVKAHPLEIFLVIMAAGSMAGIIGMILAIPVYTILRVIAAEFFENMKLVKKLTKHLEKEKTEG
- a CDS encoding cytochrome c3 family protein — protein: MREHFFWGGFMKKTQIFISLFAFVTCILLSNNLYANSSESVVNEGHSHEDVKRGERFFKGLLPFDREYSSCVSCHNLNRVDTLNWNPSAMDIAIKYVDKDFESFQATVMNPVGIKMEASHVNFDISEEDLKTVKIYLDNLAHTGVPPAKPTHYNLILFLFLGLLITWAVIELIFIRKIKLKFIPLIILLGAFGWQVKMIVTDAIKLGRQENYAPDQPIKFSHKVHVDENGIDCMYCHTTAEQSKSAGIPATNLCMNCHILIREGTNSGKFEIAKVVDAAENGHSIEWKRIHNLPDHVYFSHAVHVGSGKLDCMQCHGPVDEMDIMEQYSDLSMGWCVNCHRDTEVDFGNNGYYEHYVKLHEELKSGAIDSVKAVDIGANDCMRCHY